The Archangium primigenium genomic interval ACCCGGGAGCGTGTCGTCTCCTACTCGCTCAAACCGCGGCGGTGACGGCCACACGGGGCCCTGGGAGTCAATCCCTCCGAGGGCCCGGTGTCGCACCTGGTGCAGCGCGGCGCGCTGGCGGGGCCGGCGCGGGGCATGGCAGCCTCCCGGCCATGACGCCCCGTCCCGTCCTCTCCGCACTCCTCGTCCTGGCGCTCACGCCGGGGTGCTCATTCTACAAGACAACCGGCCCCGCCCAGGGATGGCGCCAGGGACGGGATCCACGGTGTGAGCCCAACCGCACGCCCGCCGTCGTCGACACCGTGCTGACGGGCGTGCTGGCTGCTGCCGCCACGTTCGCGGTCGTTGACGCGAACACGGCATCAACAGCCAAAGAACGAGACACCGCCGCACAGGCGGTTCTGGGGCTCTCCCTGGGCTCGTTAACGCCGAGATCAGTTGAGCTGAGGGAAGGAAAGGCAGTGGCGGAACCAGGCGGAGAGCTTCGCGAGGGAAGTTGAGGCGCGAAGCCGCCGCACGGTCTGGCGCAGGTCAGCCAAAGCGCGAGGCTCAAGGCGGCGCAGATGCCGCTTGAGGTCCGCCCACCACAGCTCGATGGGGTTGAAGTCAGGGCTGTAGGTGGGCAGGTACACCACGCAGGCGCCCACGGCCGCGATGGCCTGGCGTACGCCCCGCACCTTGTGGGCGCCCAGGTTGTCCATCAGCACGATGTCTCCGGGCCTGAGCCACGGGCAGAGCCGCTCACGCACGAAGCTCAGGAAGACAGCACCGTTGACGGCTCCGCGGTGCGTCATCAGCTTGGGGCGGCTGTCCAGGCGGATGGCACCTATCAGGGTCAGGCTCGTCCACCAGCCGCCCGGACGCAGACCCACGGCGCGCTCACCCACGGGGGCCCAGCCGTACTCGCGCGTCATGCAGGTGTTGCAGAAGGACTCGTCCAGGAAGACGAGTCGACGGGCATCCACGAGGCACAGCAGGGCGGCGATAATCCTACGACGCCAGAGGTTGGGGGGCGCGTCACGCTCGGTGGCGACGAGGGACTTTTTTTGTGTGAGAAACCCAGCCGGTGCAGGGCGCGCTGAAGCGAGGGGCGGCTGGTGACGACGCCCGTGCGCGCCTTCAGCTCGCGGAGCAACTCCCGCACGGTGGCCCCCGGGCGCTCGCGCACCAAGCGCTTGAGTTGCTCGGCCACCGCCCCTCGCAGAGGCGAGAAATTGCCACCCCCTCGCGGCCGGGGCGTGACGTCGCCCGTCTCCCGATGCAGCCGAAGGACTCGGCTGACCGTGGCTTGCGCTACGCCCAGCAGGTGGGCGATGCGCGCGTAGCTCATGTCCTCCTCGTGGAAGGCCCGAACAATCGCCTGCCTCAGCTTCTCCGGGGTGGCCTGACCGACGCTCATCCCCTCAGTTGGACATGACTTCTGAGGTCATGTCAATCGAGCCTTGGGTTAGCTGCCGCCGGGTCAGCCACATACGGATATGTCCGCTCCCACCAGTGCTCGGTCGCACAGACGGCCTGGGCCGCTGGATCCGACGCGCGCCAACGTGAGGCCGAGGAGAAGGCCGAGGCGGCTCGCAAGGCCGCCGAGGCGAAGGTCGAGGCGGCTCGCAGAGAGGAGGAGGCACGAACGTCGGCCGCTGCCGCTGCGGAAGCTGCGAAGGCCGAGGAGGAGGCTGCGGCGGCCCAGAGGATCATGCAAGCGCGGGCAGTACCCGTCCAGACGGCGGACCTGGTCATCGTCAACAACCACGCCGACGCCATCTTTCGCGTCGAGGTGATCATGCCCGAATCGGACGAAACCGTTGCAGCCATTGACGAGGAGCGCGTGCAAGGACTCTCGACGCGCAACTTCAAAGGAGCCCTGGTCGCACGCCCCGGCCAGGAGGCGCTCCTGGAGTTCGGCGCAATGCACATGGGGATGTGGCACTTCCTGGGGAAGATCCCTCTCACGATCCAACCTGGAAAGACCTTCTACATCCTCTATGAGTTCGACACCGCTCGGGGTCGACTTGGGGCGCAGACGATGTGGCGCTAGCTGAATGGCGCCCCTTGTCTGATGCATGTCAGGGGCCCTGAAGGTCGGTGATGTCTTCGTCGCAGTGAGCGCCTCACTGGGCGAGTTCTCCAAGAGCATGGACAGGCTCTTG includes:
- a CDS encoding IS630 family transposase; this encodes MDARRLVFLDESFCNTCMTREYGWAPVGERAVGLRPGGWWTSLTLIGAIRLDSRPKLMTHRGAVNGAVFLSFVRERLCPWLRPGDIVLMDNLGAHKVRGVRQAIAAVGACVVYLPTYSPDFNPIELWWADLKRHLRRLEPRALADLRQTVRRLRASTSLAKLSAWFRHCLSFPQLN
- a CDS encoding helix-turn-helix domain-containing protein, which produces MSVGQATPEKLRQAIVRAFHEEDMSYARIAHLLGVAQATVSRVLRLHRETGDVTPRPRGGGNFSPLRGAVAEQLKRLVRERPGATVRELLRELKARTGVVTSRPSLQRALHRLGFSHKKSPSSPPSVTRPPTSGVVGLSPPCCASWMPVDSSSWTSPSATPA